The following proteins are co-located in the Brevibacillus laterosporus DSM 25 genome:
- a CDS encoding type I polyketide synthase yields the protein MLSILHHYSHGYLAIPVLLSCKKRGLFDLLQQNQSTPFSQIVHELHANSGHLRSALHMLESLQILCRDSEDGYTLLTGWNVVEKIPEEVVELFDFPMKEYFKKSQRKYRLQKWIELSAKQWNIDNVMYSQFLDGMVMIPLLFSLNEQKFILQYPSQQHELLFHNLSGVAKQEITQLFLKKNWLDQTKKIGTLTETGMYMLDGILNTAAIYSYHPIIKNIDELLFGDCQAVLTRDGQEYGAYMDRMLQGLKYGFHQEEYVRDMEQIVISIFDREPLEEQPKYIANMGCGNGALLKKIYEIIKMKSLRGKRIDQYPLTLIGIDNKEESLIETATTLKDIKHVLLKGTIGNPNELITTIREGGIPDTENILYVRSFLDHDRPFIVPEDTDETNCNSFIPTKTVFVDETGRECSSKLVKKKLIEHLQLWSHLVNKHGFILLEAHCLEPKTISQHIDKCESFHFDTIHRFSQKLLVEADTFILAAAEVGLFPHKQYFRKYPKAMPFSRITLNYFEQRDYKIRMAHEHDISVLRQLELQCWGEDLAAPAEKILHRIKKYPEGQLVLEVDNRVVGVIYSQKIREIKDIKTSQSNTVEQFHHPEGTIIQLLAINILPEMQDRKLGDQLLEFMLQRCSLISEVRSVIGITKCKDYQRYSTIDKDKYITLRNKNNKLVDKTLRFHEMHGAKIKELIPNYRPLDVANLGYGVLVEYDILNRGYCESLDKVRNQECLEKKCISIQTGNSDLSKAITDFVLDSIGSLLDKERKDVLAYVDRPLMELGLDSGDLLELNDQLGTRFQIELKTTFFFTYNTARKIISYLIESLDVVEQVSVAEESVSENEIVARTNPYVEKDDIAIIGASCRLPGGVSNLEELWELLINNCNAIRPMPEHRWDWPDTIHPDSEHKGIDQGGFLDNIAEFDPLFFRISPTEAEILDPQQRLLMELSWECIEGANYSATAISGSNTGVFIGASGSDYSKLLDRYSDDVQAKYGIGTSMAILPNRISYFYNLHGPSIQIDTACSSSLVAVHQAVKSLQAGECEQALVGGVHLMCHPANSIAYYKAGMLSRDGKCKTFDKDANGYVRGEGGVVLLLKPVKQAKLDGDSIMAVIKGTATNHGGQANGLTVPNPAKQATLIKEAFRSADIAPESVGYMEAHGTGTSLGDPIEFAALKDAFLELSQQDDNKWESYCGLGSIKTNIGHLEAAAGLAGLAKVLVSLRHRMIPASLHFQVLNPHIPIENSPFYIVNSNQEWMPPHRGGLRRAGVSSFGSGGSNAHIVIEEYPSTDKVDTKRDTSSSNPVMIVLSAKNEERLEEHVRQLLQAIKKQNLTDFHLKDMAYTLHVGREAMEERFATVISHIEELEKSLLDYLDNKGTLKNNYQGNVNKNNSISSLSIGHEEKNEMVNHFIHNNDLHQLAYLWVSGLDIDWQELYRSETDNRRISLPTYPFAREHYWLSEIESRTLTSKPKKITSGTQNVIHPLLQQNTSYLSTTRFSSTFTGKELFLRDHVVNGCKVLPGVAHLEMARKAMEQVLEDRGGDHGGFQLHNVIWKKPILLEEQSKQVHVRVFSGNHDEINYEIYSEEIPGSDNPIVYSQGVALRWEEKKTLPLDVPTLLSECNQRVLTGRECYQAFHKVGIAYGKSHQGIQSVHVGKDQVLAELVLPSYSEDTQEQYVLHPSLMDAALQASLVFQMQLNNTFNTSVKPSLPFALETMEIIRPYTPKMWAHVRHSEDYISGNETQKYDIDLCDDRGTVCVRMSGFSSRVLEGGYFD from the coding sequence ATGTTATCCATCTTACATCATTATTCTCATGGGTATTTGGCAATTCCAGTGCTTTTATCGTGCAAAAAACGAGGTTTATTTGATCTTTTACAACAAAATCAATCTACTCCGTTTAGTCAAATTGTACATGAGCTACATGCTAATAGTGGTCACTTGCGCAGTGCTCTTCATATGTTAGAGTCCCTACAAATCTTATGTCGAGACAGTGAGGATGGGTATACGTTACTGACAGGATGGAATGTGGTAGAAAAAATACCGGAAGAAGTGGTTGAGCTATTCGATTTTCCGATGAAGGAATACTTTAAAAAATCCCAGAGAAAATATCGTCTGCAAAAGTGGATTGAGCTGTCTGCTAAACAATGGAATATTGACAATGTGATGTATTCGCAGTTTCTGGATGGGATGGTAATGATTCCTTTGCTGTTCTCATTAAATGAACAAAAATTCATTTTGCAGTATCCTTCTCAACAACACGAATTACTGTTCCATAATCTATCTGGTGTCGCTAAGCAAGAAATTACGCAGCTATTCCTAAAAAAAAATTGGTTGGATCAAACAAAAAAGATTGGCACCTTAACAGAAACCGGCATGTATATGTTAGATGGAATTTTGAATACGGCAGCTATTTATTCCTATCATCCAATAATAAAAAATATAGATGAGCTACTTTTTGGTGATTGCCAAGCTGTTCTTACTAGAGACGGTCAAGAGTATGGAGCATATATGGACCGTATGCTACAGGGGCTAAAATACGGATTTCATCAGGAAGAATATGTAAGAGATATGGAACAAATAGTAATTTCTATTTTTGATAGAGAACCGCTTGAGGAGCAGCCGAAATATATAGCAAATATGGGATGTGGCAATGGAGCGCTATTAAAAAAAATATACGAGATTATTAAAATGAAGTCACTGCGAGGTAAGAGAATTGATCAATATCCCTTGACGTTAATCGGAATTGACAACAAGGAAGAATCTCTTATAGAAACCGCTACAACCCTAAAGGATATCAAACATGTTTTGCTAAAAGGAACGATCGGGAATCCTAATGAGCTTATAACTACTATTAGAGAAGGCGGAATTCCTGATACAGAAAATATTTTATATGTTCGGTCATTTCTTGATCATGATCGACCTTTCATCGTACCAGAGGATACTGATGAAACGAATTGTAATTCTTTCATCCCTACCAAAACGGTCTTTGTAGATGAAACTGGACGGGAATGTTCTTCTAAATTAGTGAAAAAGAAACTGATTGAACACTTACAACTCTGGTCACATCTAGTAAATAAGCATGGTTTCATCCTTTTAGAAGCGCACTGTTTGGAGCCGAAGACAATTAGTCAGCATATTGATAAATGTGAGAGCTTTCATTTTGATACTATTCATAGATTCTCGCAAAAGTTATTAGTAGAAGCAGATACTTTTATTTTAGCTGCCGCAGAGGTAGGATTATTTCCTCATAAACAATATTTTCGTAAATATCCAAAAGCTATGCCGTTTTCACGAATCACGTTAAATTATTTTGAGCAGAGAGATTACAAGATCAGAATGGCACACGAGCATGATATTTCGGTGTTAAGACAACTTGAGTTGCAATGTTGGGGAGAGGATCTCGCTGCTCCTGCTGAAAAAATTTTGCACAGAATAAAGAAATATCCAGAAGGGCAACTAGTCCTTGAGGTAGATAATAGAGTAGTAGGTGTTATTTATTCACAAAAAATTAGAGAGATTAAGGATATAAAGACATCTCAAAGCAATACTGTTGAACAGTTTCACCATCCAGAAGGGACTATTATTCAATTGTTAGCTATCAATATCTTGCCTGAAATGCAGGATCGCAAGCTGGGAGATCAGCTTTTGGAATTTATGCTACAGCGTTGCAGTTTGATAAGCGAGGTCAGGTCTGTCATTGGTATTACAAAATGTAAGGATTATCAGCGGTATTCAACGATAGATAAGGACAAATATATCACCCTTCGTAATAAAAATAATAAATTAGTCGACAAAACGTTGCGATTTCACGAAATGCATGGAGCAAAGATTAAAGAATTAATTCCGAATTATCGTCCATTAGATGTTGCAAATCTTGGCTATGGAGTACTTGTTGAATACGATATTTTAAATCGAGGCTATTGTGAGTCTCTTGATAAAGTACGTAACCAGGAATGTCTTGAAAAAAAATGCATTTCGATTCAAACGGGGAACAGTGATCTTTCTAAGGCTATTACAGATTTTGTGTTAGATAGTATAGGTTCTCTTTTGGATAAAGAGAGGAAGGATGTTCTAGCTTATGTAGATCGTCCACTAATGGAGCTTGGCTTGGATTCAGGTGATTTACTAGAATTAAACGATCAGTTAGGTACAAGGTTTCAAATCGAACTTAAAACAACGTTCTTTTTTACATACAATACCGCTAGAAAAATTATTTCGTATCTCATAGAGAGCTTGGATGTAGTAGAACAAGTGTCTGTAGCAGAAGAATCTGTCTCAGAAAATGAAATAGTTGCAAGGACTAATCCTTATGTAGAAAAGGATGACATTGCAATTATCGGTGCTTCCTGTCGTCTTCCAGGAGGGGTGAGCAATCTCGAAGAATTATGGGAATTATTAATTAACAACTGCAATGCTATTAGACCGATGCCTGAACATAGATGGGATTGGCCCGATACAATTCATCCTGATTCAGAACATAAAGGGATAGATCAAGGTGGATTCCTAGATAATATTGCTGAATTTGATCCATTGTTTTTTAGAATTTCCCCTACGGAGGCAGAGATTTTAGACCCTCAGCAACGCTTGCTCATGGAGTTAAGCTGGGAGTGTATAGAAGGAGCTAATTATTCTGCTACCGCCATTTCAGGTAGTAATACAGGTGTATTTATTGGTGCGAGTGGCTCCGATTATAGTAAGCTCTTGGATCGTTACAGTGATGATGTTCAAGCTAAGTATGGAATAGGTACATCCATGGCGATTCTCCCTAATCGGATCTCATATTTTTATAACCTTCATGGTCCTAGTATTCAAATAGATACGGCTTGCTCAAGTTCTTTGGTTGCCGTTCATCAAGCTGTAAAATCTCTGCAAGCAGGAGAGTGTGAGCAGGCTTTAGTAGGCGGAGTTCATCTAATGTGTCATCCTGCTAACAGCATTGCTTACTATAAAGCCGGAATGTTATCCAGAGATGGGAAATGTAAAACGTTTGATAAAGATGCCAATGGATATGTTCGTGGAGAAGGTGGAGTTGTATTACTGTTAAAACCTGTGAAACAGGCAAAGCTCGATGGCGATTCTATCATGGCTGTCATTAAAGGAACAGCTACTAATCATGGAGGGCAGGCAAACGGTTTAACTGTGCCGAATCCAGCGAAGCAAGCTACTTTAATCAAGGAGGCCTTCCGTTCAGCTGATATTGCACCCGAGTCAGTAGGTTATATGGAAGCCCATGGTACAGGTACTTCATTAGGTGACCCTATTGAGTTTGCAGCCTTGAAAGATGCGTTTTTAGAGCTTTCACAACAAGATGACAATAAATGGGAATCGTATTGTGGGTTAGGCTCTATTAAAACAAATATCGGACACTTGGAAGCTGCCGCAGGCTTGGCAGGCTTGGCTAAGGTTTTAGTAAGTTTACGTCATCGTATGATACCAGCATCCTTGCATTTTCAGGTATTAAACCCGCACATACCTATTGAAAATTCTCCATTTTATATCGTAAACAGTAATCAAGAGTGGATGCCACCTCATAGAGGAGGCTTACGCAGAGCGGGAGTTAGCAGTTTTGGTTCAGGTGGTTCAAATGCTCATATTGTGATTGAGGAATATCCCTCTACTGATAAGGTAGATACAAAAAGGGACACCAGTAGTAGCAATCCTGTCATGATCGTGTTGTCGGCAAAGAACGAGGAACGCTTAGAGGAGCATGTGAGGCAATTATTACAAGCAATCAAAAAGCAAAACCTGACAGATTTTCATCTGAAAGATATGGCTTATACCCTACATGTAGGTAGAGAGGCGATGGAAGAGAGATTTGCTACCGTCATCAGTCATATTGAAGAATTAGAAAAATCATTACTCGATTACCTCGATAATAAAGGGACTCTGAAAAACAATTATCAAGGAAATGTGAATAAGAATAACTCGATTTCTAGTTTATCGATTGGACATGAAGAAAAGAATGAGATGGTCAATCACTTTATTCATAATAATGATTTGCATCAACTTGCTTATTTATGGGTTTCGGGGCTAGATATCGATTGGCAGGAGCTGTACAGATCTGAGACAGATAATCGAAGAATTTCACTTCCAACCTACCCGTTTGCAAGAGAACATTATTGGTTATCAGAGATAGAATCCCGCACCCTCACCAGTAAGCCAAAGAAAATAACTTCAGGTACACAAAATGTGATTCATCCGCTATTACAGCAAAATACATCATATTTATCGACGACTCGATTTAGTTCCACTTTTACAGGCAAAGAGTTATTTCTTAGAGATCATGTAGTGAATGGCTGTAAAGTTCTACCAGGTGTTGCCCATCTGGAAATGGCGCGTAAGGCTATGGAGCAAGTGCTGGAAGATAGGGGGGGTGATCACGGGGGTTTTCAGCTTCATAACGTAATTTGGAAGAAGCCCATCCTCCTAGAGGAGCAATCAAAACAAGTGCATGTACGAGTTTTTTCAGGAAATCATGATGAGATCAACTATGAGATTTACAGTGAGGAAATTCCAGGAAGCGACAACCCTATTGTGTATAGTCAAGGCGTAGCATTACGTTGGGAAGAAAAGAAAACATTACCCTTGGATGTCCCCACTTTACTATCCGAATGTAATCAACGTGTCCTGACAGGTAGAGAATGTTATCAAGCTTTTCATAAAGTGGGGATTGCTTATGGGAAAAGTCATCAGGGAATACAAAGTGTGCATGTAGGGAAGGATCAGGTACTGGCAGAGCTAGTCTTACCTTCTTACTCAGAGGATACTCAAGAACAATATGTCCTACATCCTAGTCTAATGGATGCTGCTTTGCAGGCATCGCTTGTATTTCAGATGCAATTGAATAATACCTTCAATACGTCTGTAAAGCCATCGTTACCTTTTGCTTTGGAGACGATGGAGATTATTCGACCGTATACACCCAAAATGTGGGCTCATGTACGTCATAGTGAAGATTATATCAGCGGGAATGAGACTCAGAAGTATGATATTGACCTTTGTGACGACAGGGGTACAGTTTGTGTACGAATGTCTGGATTCTCGTCTAGGGTATTAGAGGGGGGATATTTCGACTGA
- a CDS encoding SDR family NAD(P)-dependent oxidoreductase — MDSTSREAIITPPFEPMLVSPIWEVIPHETGQRIPSIDDNLVIVGGNETNWSDIRKQYPHARVLPIHSGNTVEEIIRELRQHAPIDHILWIAPEEHNSSITDDAIIEGQEAGVIYLFKIIKSLLALGYDSRPIGWTVITIQAQPIHKYDEVNPTHASIHGLMGTLAKEYSHWKIRVIDLESAATWPMPELFTLPSHEEGNAYVYREQQWHHQELVPVRYNKQDETLYKNGGVYVVIGGAGGIGEVWSEYVIRMYEAKVIWIGRREKDANIQAKIDRLASIGPTPSYIVADATDQEELYRAYEEIKQQYGHIHGIVHSAIVLLDKSLANMDEERFRAGLRVKVDVSVNIAEVFEQEPLDFVLFFSSMNSFVKAAGQSNYVAGCTFKDAFASQLALEWPCAVKVMNWGYWGTVGTVASEEYQRRMHNRGVGSIEPPEAMEALEALLIGPMNQLAFAKMTSSSAWVNVNRRKCITIYQ, encoded by the coding sequence ATGGATTCTACGTCGAGAGAAGCTATAATCACACCTCCATTTGAACCCATGCTGGTATCCCCTATTTGGGAAGTAATTCCTCATGAAACAGGACAAAGGATTCCTTCAATTGATGACAACCTCGTCATAGTTGGAGGCAATGAAACAAATTGGAGTGATATCCGAAAACAGTACCCCCATGCTCGTGTGCTACCTATTCATAGTGGGAATACGGTCGAGGAAATCATCCGAGAATTGAGACAGCATGCCCCAATCGACCATATTTTATGGATCGCACCAGAGGAGCACAATTCATCGATAACAGACGATGCCATTATCGAGGGGCAAGAAGCAGGTGTGATCTATTTATTTAAAATCATCAAAAGTCTGCTTGCTCTTGGATACGATAGCAGACCAATAGGCTGGACTGTCATTACCATACAAGCTCAGCCGATTCATAAATACGATGAAGTAAATCCGACCCATGCCAGTATTCATGGATTAATGGGGACGTTGGCAAAGGAATATAGTCATTGGAAAATCCGAGTCATTGATCTGGAGTCAGCAGCTACCTGGCCCATGCCGGAGCTATTCACCCTACCAAGTCATGAAGAAGGAAACGCTTACGTCTATCGAGAACAGCAATGGCATCATCAAGAGCTGGTTCCTGTACGTTATAACAAGCAGGATGAGACGCTGTATAAGAACGGTGGCGTGTATGTGGTGATTGGCGGAGCTGGGGGAATTGGCGAAGTATGGAGTGAATATGTGATTCGAATGTACGAAGCCAAGGTGATTTGGATCGGAAGAAGAGAAAAGGATGCCAATATTCAAGCAAAAATAGATCGACTAGCATCGATAGGCCCCACACCGAGCTATATCGTGGCAGATGCAACAGATCAAGAAGAGCTGTACCGAGCCTACGAAGAAATCAAACAGCAATATGGTCACATACATGGCATCGTACATTCTGCCATCGTTTTGCTGGATAAAAGTCTAGCAAATATGGATGAGGAAAGATTCCGGGCGGGACTCCGTGTCAAGGTAGATGTGAGTGTGAATATAGCAGAAGTATTTGAGCAGGAGCCGCTTGATTTTGTTTTATTTTTCTCCTCGATGAATTCGTTTGTAAAAGCAGCGGGACAAAGCAACTATGTAGCAGGATGTACGTTTAAAGATGCTTTTGCAAGCCAGCTCGCTCTGGAGTGGCCGTGTGCCGTGAAAGTTATGAACTGGGGGTACTGGGGAACGGTAGGCACAGTGGCATCCGAAGAATATCAAAGACGGATGCATAATAGAGGAGTTGGTTCGATTGAACCTCCAGAGGCAATGGAAGCATTAGAAGCTCTCTTGATAGGACCGATGAACCAATTAGCGTTTGCAAAAATGACTTCATCCTCTGCTTGGGTTAATGTCAATCGAAGAAAATGTATTACCATTTATCAATAA